The genomic window agagagagagggatggtaTTCAGTCTTTCTATCTCTGCATTCACCTGTTTGAGGTCCATGAGAAGCAGCGGATGTACAAAGCAAATGTCCTGGCGTGTTTGTTTATTTGTGGAATTTTATATCCCACCGTCGCTCTGCAAGGAGCCCCGAGTGGCGTACAGATAGgtgatttaaaagcaaaacacgATAAGCAGAAACATTCTCCAAACAAGCAACTTAAaagcatttgcatttttttaaaaaagtccaaaAAGTCTGCTTTCTTGGTGGCTGCAGTGCTCCCGGATTTTGGAACTCCCTTGTTagggataataataattgattatttgtaccccacccatctgactgggtttccccagcccctgggcggctcccaatataaacacaataaggcatcaaacatcaaaagctcccctaaacagggaGGCTAGACTGGCTCTCTCCTTGCTGCAGAGGAACACTGCTTTATTCtggcaggctttggggaactgaacTCACAGTTGAAGATCTTATTGGACATATGCAGAATATTTGATTATTTAGTGGTCTTAAGTGCATGCCCCAAATCATAGACAGGACTCTTGCAGTATAAGGTAACTTCACCAGTTCATAATGCAGCCCCGAAAATGGAGCATATCTGATACTGCTGGTACTCAACATTTAGTGGGTAaatttgggagggggagggagaaggggacacGTCTGAGTTATATCAAAACTTCCATGTAAAAAGTCCAAAGGTTAGAAAGAGGTCGGGGAAACATGTCAATGCAACAGTggaccctgccctctgcctgcagaACTCTTCCGATGGACATAGTAAATGATTGATAAAGCGAAGGGGATCTCGAGTACATAAAATACCTGGGTTTGAGGGTTATATACTCTGCTGGAAAGGTTGTCGAAGAATATACACCATGTCTGCCTCCGTGCTTCAAGTTGCTACATGTGCTATATTACTTACAGGTAAGCTTTTAGGCTCTGGCGTCGAAATGATTAATCAACCCTAGTTGTGGATGAAAAAGAATAGACAAAGATCGGTGAAGGAATTCACAGttaagtgaataataataataataataatttattatttgtaccctacccatctggctgggtttccccagccactctgggcagctcccaacagaataataaaaacacgataaaaaaaccaaacattaaaaacttccctgggtGCGCCTCTGAAGTGCCCTTCAGTCCTCCAGATTCACTTTCCGTGGGAGAGCATGTAGAAAAAGAGCCGTAGAGGAACTTAAAAGCAGATTTCATTTTCATGTGGCATCCTGTAATGCCGGCAAAGCATTATCTTTTAATTGAAATACTTCTGTGGTCAGAATGAAGAAGTATTGCCGAGCTCTTTTGTTTGTTGCACTTAGTAACATTAGAACGGTAGTGTTGGGAAGGGTTCTTAAAAGCTAATACAACCTCACCTACCCAGTGATTCAGGACGTCTGCTGCTTTAGCATTCCTGCCAGGTAGacatccagcttctgcttaagAATCTGTAAAGATGAAGAGTCCACCACCATTCGCGACACAGCATGCCAAAGTCTCCCGGATTTTGGAACTCTCTTGTTAGGGATAATAATAAAAGCCTCTGAGCATTTTACAGAAACCTAACATACAGCAttaaaaattatcaataaaaacaggtatttaaaaatatacaaaagaCAATTAAAGTCAACAGCGGCTAAAGAGGAAGAGAACACATGGATAGACATATCTGAACAAGCAGATTcaggaaagagtacagtgaaggggctggtctgatatcaataggcagggaggtCCATGCACAGATGCTGCCATTCTAAAATACCgatttcttacaagtgtggaGCAAGTATTGTATAGCACCTGTGACAGAGCCAGTTCCGCAGTTTGAAGTAgtcaagggggaggggggatggatATGGGCTTAGGATCTCCACAAACCCACAGCACAGATCCTGCAGTTGGCTTTGCTTCCTGCTATGCTCCTGGGGTTACACGGAGTAGGTAAAAACAAATAAGTGGGAGCAAAATTCTACATGTGTTGGTATCAGAACACGTTGCGTATGGATACATGTGCCTTAACTAACACCTccccttgttgctgctgctttcccctgacTGGAAAACTGCTCTTAAGCGCTCAGTTGGAGCAAGCAGCAATTCCGAGTTTTCTCTGGAttaatgtttgctctgatttagcactaaagagtgggtttccccTGGGAAACGGGTGGGGCAGgaggaaaactgcttggacctgcGCCTGGAAAGCACAGGTCGAGCAGAAAGCCCCTCGGAGCTGTGCTTTCTGGGCATGGGACGAGTGGATGTTTGGGTGAGCCCTTCGTGCAGATTCACATTTGAAGCTATCCAGGCAGTTTAAATCGCTCAACTCCATTGCAGTGATTTGCCCTTAGTGCACTTTAATGTGCTGGTTTTCAATGCCTTGGCTTTTCAAAGTTTGATGTTAAAACATCACTGTGAAATCTAATCTAACTGCTTCGTTAATGTAGAGTATTAATCAGTGCATTAATCATGGGAGAGATTCAGCTAACTTGTCCCTCTAGTGCAGTgcttcccaaacgtgggtctccggctgtttttggactacaattcccatcatccctaactagcaagaccagtagtcagggatgatgggaattgtagtccaaaaacagctgaagacccaactttgggaaacatTGCTCTAGTGGAaggacttcagctggtgcaacagggctccccccccctccctgctgtccccagaacagagcatgcggggagaagagggggaattCTTGTATCTGGACAGCTGACAATTTTTGCTGATGGAATGGTCACTGTGACGCCATGTTAAATTCCTGCCCGTATGTATGAAATCTGCACGTTCTGTTAATCCATGACTGTGATTGCTGTGCCTTTGCCATTTCAGGGATTTGGGGACTACCATTTGTCTCCGAGGAAGAAGCCAATGAGTTCTTACGACTTAGGAGACAAGCACCTTTTTCAGGCTATTGGGATCCAGCTAGcccccagaatggctggggtatGACCGTGGCAGAACAGGTATTCATAATTTTCTAAGATTTCATGGTAGAGCTTTGAGAGAAGGTCAGTGTGGTTTGGGGGGGCAGAGGATTTGCATTGCTCACTTGCAGATTTGGTGGGTTGTGTGGGTCTGCGTGGATTTCTCTGTCTAAAAAAAATGCAACAGTAGCCCTTTTTAGGGGTTCAGAAGTGTGGGTGTCAAATGTGAATGGGTCTGGGGGAGAAGTATCCCCCCTCAGCTTGTTAGAATGCCTATCAAGGGCTCCCAGGTCTATGCAGACATGGCAGACCTTTACAGACAGAATCTAATGAACACAGTAGGTCAGGAATGAAACCTGTCAGCAGGATTTCACCACCTTTCCCCCTCAAATAATGTGTGTCCATTATTCACATTGTGAATGTCTCCAAATGCCCTCCCCCAAAAGCACCTAACCTCtatttaattacatttaacttttaagtcatttcagtttttaaacaaaggtatTATTCCACAAATTGCCATGAGTTCTGGGAGGCTTAAAACCATGTTCTATTGATGTTACATATATAATGAAACTATACCAGGTGGATTGACAGGTACTGATTTTCTTGTCTGTTTGACACTCTCATACGTGGGTTTTTAGTTTGTCCGTTAATATTGTTTGAGATCTGGATCTCACAACTCTGGGACTTATTGTTAATGGGCAAAGGGACAGTATCCATAATGCATGAGGTATCGTGGTTGAGAAAGGGTTGGTTACATTAAGAATGCAAGTACTTTAGCATTGCTATGGTAATATTACTGGTGAGTGAGTGAAGTGAATGACAATTCTGCCATGTAATCCAGTGTTTCTGTTGAGTGTtgggttatcccccccccccgggaaacaCACTTGAGGGCAGAGCAGGCTGTGAATTGATTGTAGCAGCAAAGTTGTGGGAGGGGGCCGTTAACCGCTTTCccattccttgggggggggggcggaatctgaTTCCTGAGGGTGGGTTGTTGCTTCTGGCGTTAATCATCTGTTCTTACCAGGCCAGCGAATACTGGACATCGCTGAGGACGTCAGCACAGTACTACATGGATTTGGGATCTGTCGCATTTGGTACCGATACAGCCAGGTAATTTGCATGTGTGTGAAATTCAGTCTGTGTGAAGGAATCTCTGAACCTACTGCATTCAGTGAAGTGCATCTTAAAttcaaaggcaggatataaaatgcCTGAAAGAAATTTGCATCGTTTGTGAGTTACTGCTGACATCATTGGCCTAGGTGAGCCAGCTTacaattctctctgtgtgttcctTAGacttgatagatagatgatagatatagatgatagattgatatatatatagatagatgatatagatgatagattgatagatagatcgatagatagagttggaagggaccacaagagtcatctagtctaaccctttgcaatgcaaggaatctttttgcccaaggtggggcttgaacccacggccCTTAgcttaagagtttcatgctctacaaACGGAGCTATCCCACAGGCTCAAGCCATCCCACTTGCTCTAGACTTGTGCATGTATAAAGGAAAGGAacgtagctcaatggtagagcatgtgctttggaTGCGAAAGAGCccaaggttcaatccttggcatctccaggtgggtcaGGGCAAGGCGACAGTCTGAAACCCCCAGAAAATTGCAGCCAGTCAGTCTTGacagtactgaggtagatggaccaatgagcgTGGGTTAGTCTTATGCAGATCacaggttgtatccaacactgcaTGAACAGTGCTGCATTCATGCCATGGGACTTccacttcctctcctttccttctgcACTCACAACATGTGCTCTAGAGGGTCCCACAACCCTCTGGAGGAGATTTTGAGGGTTTGCCTGGGGCTGTAGGGGAGAAAAGCAAATGTTTCCATGCTAAACCTTTTGCAGGAGTCTGACAAAGAAATTCTGATTACAGGGACCACATTAACTCTTACATGGATCTGTTAAGGGAATCGGGAGCGCATCTTCAGCAGCAGAAACGTAAACGCCACGTTATTACACCTGAACCAATCACTGACCCTTATTGTGCATAAAGTCCATTGCTTATGCCAACTTGACTGTCAACACCTCAGATGAACTGTACTATCCAATGGAAATTCTTTTCACAGGGACCAAATTAACTCTCATATGGATGTGTTGTGGCAATTGGGAGCAAATCTTCAGCAGAGGAGAAGTAAACGCCACATTGTTATAGTGGAACCAGACATTGATCCGATTCCTCCATTCAGAGTTTAGTGCACTGCTTATGTCAACTTGACTCTAAACTGTAAGATCAACACCTCAGACAAATTGTACTATCTAATGGATATTCGGCATCCTTTGAGTCAACAGAAACCTCTTCAGAAAGACTTGgattaaaacaggcataggcaaactcggtcctccatatgtttttggcctacaactcccatgatccctaactagcaggaccagtggtcagggatgatgggaattgtagtcccaaagcatctggagggccgagtttgcctatgcctggattaaaaTAACAAGAGCAGAATCCATCAGGAAGCCATCCATCTTTCTCAGACATATAGGAGGTGCCCAAGAGGTGCCTATTCATCTCTTGTACAGCTCTTGTTTGCCTCAGGCTGTAGGTCTAGAGCTGCTAAACCCTATTGTATCCCACAcatccaacagaatataaaagaacacaacagaacatcaaacattaaaagcttcctgatacagggttgccttcagatgtctacggaATATCACAtaattgtttatcgctttgacatctgacaggagccCGTTCCAaaaggtgggcaccactaccaagaaggtcctcttcctggtttcctgtaacttcagttccctcaatgagggaaccaccagaaggcccttggagctggacctcagtgtccaggctgaacgatggtggtgcagatgctccttcaggtatactgggctgaggccatttaggactttaaaggtcagcaccaactctttgaattgagctcggaaatgtactgggagtcaatgtaggtattttaggactggtgttaaatGATCCCATTCTTGTATCTTCAGGAAGTGTTGGTTATTCTTACCATCTCTCTGCCATCTCTTCCTACCCGCAATCACCACTTTTGTATTGCTTCCTTCTTTTGTTTGCCTtgtccttccttcttcctgtatTTACTATTCCAGCTTCCATGTCAAATATTCAGACAGCAGTTCTGAAACATTTCCCCTAAATAACCTACTTGAGAGTTGCTGTTAATTTCAATGGACCACTAATAAACTTTGTTCTAAAAAATCAAAGCACAGACAAGTGACTTCCTTTATTAACCATAATTTTGCCTCTCTTTTCTAATGTGATGGATGCGTCTGGATGTGAGTGAGTCAAGTTTTGTGAAGTGGGCTGTAATGTTTGTCAGCTTCAGCTTTGAGTCAGGCTCAGCATTGCCTTTGCTTCTGTGTTTGAAAGCATGCTGGCTGCCCACCTTTCCACAGGACAATGAtaaaaagtgcttcttcacaccgCACATAGTTAAGCTATGAAATTTGCTttcacaagtaataataataataataataataataataataccttgcccatctgactgggttttcccagccactctgggcagcttccagcacatataaaaacttaataaaatgtcaaacattaaaaacttcccaatatagggttgccttcagatgtcttctaaaagttgtgttgttcttgacatctgatgggaggccattcctcagggtgggcaccactgctgagaaggccctctgcctggttcccctgtaacctcacttattgcagtgagggaaacaccagaaggcccttggagctggacctcagtaggGATGGTCAACAATTAAAAGataaaatggtaaaggacccctggacggttaaatcctgtcaaaggcgactttggggttgtgacgctcatctcgctttcaggccgggggagccggtgtttgtccacacacagctttccgggtcatggccagcatgactaaaccactactggtgcaacagaacactgtgacggaaaccagagcgcacagaaatgctgtttacctttccgccacagtggtatctatttatctagttgcactggcatgcttttgaactgccaggttggcagaagctgggacagagccatgGGAGCTttccccatcacagggatttgaactgccaaccttccgattggcaagcccaagaggctcagtggtttagatcgcAGCACCACCTGTATCCCTTCGGCCAAGtatggccttaaaagaggattagacaaattcatggaggataaagctttcAATAGCTATATTCTACCTTTGCTGTTGaaggcataatgcctctgaatatcagctgctgggaatcgcaagtgggaaGAGACCAGTGTAGcagtcatgtcctgcttgtgggcttcccataggcatctggttggccactgtgagaaaagactgtcagactagatgggtctttagcCTTCTTCAGCAGGCCTCCTAGGGAAACTGCTTCTCGTTTTTATATATTAAGAACTTGGGCTATGAAACAAAGATATGCTACAAAACTATGTCTCTTTTCTCATTAGTCTGCGAAGATCAAATCACCTGTTACCTGTATGTGTTTGAAGAAAACGCAAAATCTTTGGAAGGGATTTCCCTCATAATAAGAAAACCACCCAAATCTCAGATgataatgatataataataataataataataataataataataataataatgggatataaaaaagggaggcgtgaggaagtcaggaaaataagttaattgaagataaataactagaaaagagtgatttgtgttttttcctattttattttttgtgtgttgattgttcttttttttccttttgttaaatgtttgtattttatgtattgtgaaagtttgtattgttgttttttatattgtttttctgtgtttttattgtcctatttctctattgttaaacttaataaaaatattattttttaaataataataataataataataataataataataataataataatttatttatacccctgcccctctgggtggctcccaacagaatattaaaaacacaataaaacaccaaacattaaaaacttccctaaacaggactgccttcagatgtcttctaaaagtcagatagttgtttatttccgtgacatctgatgggagggcgttccacagggtgggcaccactaccaagaaggccctctgcctggttccctgtaacctcacttcttgcagtgagggaaccaccagaaggcacttggagatggacctcagtgtctggactgaacaatgggagtggagacgctccttcaggtgaaaCTAGAAGTGAAACCTGAAGGATTTGTTATATCCAAGGCAAAAACTAGATACAGCAACAGATGAGGGCCAAAATTTCAGCTCTCATCCCTCCCACTCCTTCTCCATAATGTTCCACAGGACCAGTGTGGGGGTTCATCCCTGTGTGCCTGCTGAGGTCCACAACTCAATAATCATTGCTAATCCATAGAGCTCCCTGACCTGCTCCTCTTCATCTTTTttgttgtcacacacacacactatggaaGTGAGCAATGACAGGAAGCTTCCACTTGCCTTGCCCTTTTGCTCTGAGCAACCATGCCAATTGGGCGGTCCAAAGGTATGGCAAGcaaatgagcagcagcagcaacagcaggaaaagTGAGCTTACTAAAGgcatcctaggtaaaggtaaagggacctctgaccattaggtccagtcgtggccgactctggggttgcggtgctcatctcgctttattggccaagggagctggcgtacagcttccggg from Podarcis raffonei isolate rPodRaf1 chromosome 4, rPodRaf1.pri, whole genome shotgun sequence includes these protein-coding regions:
- the C4H3orf85 gene encoding uncharacterized protein C3orf85 homolog, which produces MSASVLQVATCAILLTGIWGLPFVSEEEANEFLRLRRQAPFSGYWDPASPQNGWGMTVAEQASEYWTSLRTSAQYYMDLGSVAFGTDTARDHINSYMDLLRESGAHLQQQKRKRHVITPEPITDPYCA